Proteins encoded in a region of the Mycobacterium branderi genome:
- a CDS encoding acyl-CoA dehydrogenase family protein, protein MSIWTTPERDQLRKTVRSFAEREILPHVDEWEKLGELPRDLHRRAGEAGLLGAGFPEAVGGGGGDGADAVIICEELHEAGAPGGVFASLFTCGIAVPHMIASGDERLIEEFVRPTLQGEKIGALAITEPGGGSDVGHLRTTATRDGDRYVVNGAKTYITSGVRADYVVTAVRTGGPGAAGVSLLVVEKGTPGFEVTRKLDKMGWRSSDTAELSYTDARVPAANLVGAENSGFAQIAAAFVSERIGLAAQAYSSAQRCLDLTVQWCRDRETFGRPLISRQAVQNTLAEMARRIDVARVYSRNVVERQLAGEANLIAQVCFAKNTAVEAGEWVAHQAVQLFGGMGYMAESEVERQYRDMRIIGIGGGTTEILTSLAAKTLGFQS, encoded by the coding sequence GTGAGTATCTGGACCACCCCGGAGCGCGACCAGCTCCGAAAGACCGTGCGCTCGTTCGCCGAGCGGGAGATCCTCCCGCATGTCGACGAGTGGGAGAAACTCGGCGAGCTGCCGCGCGACCTGCACCGCCGCGCCGGTGAAGCCGGGCTGCTCGGCGCGGGATTCCCCGAGGCGGTCGGTGGCGGTGGGGGCGACGGCGCCGACGCGGTGATCATCTGCGAGGAGCTGCACGAAGCGGGCGCGCCCGGCGGCGTGTTCGCGTCGCTGTTCACCTGTGGGATCGCGGTGCCGCACATGATCGCTTCGGGCGATGAGCGGCTGATCGAGGAGTTCGTGCGGCCGACGTTGCAGGGCGAGAAGATTGGCGCGCTGGCCATCACCGAGCCCGGCGGCGGCTCCGACGTCGGGCACCTGCGCACCACGGCCACACGCGACGGCGACCGCTACGTCGTCAACGGCGCGAAGACGTACATCACCTCTGGGGTGCGCGCAGACTACGTCGTCACCGCGGTGCGCACCGGCGGGCCTGGCGCAGCGGGTGTTTCGCTGCTCGTGGTGGAGAAGGGCACGCCCGGTTTTGAGGTCACCCGCAAGCTCGACAAGATGGGCTGGCGGTCCTCCGACACGGCCGAGTTGTCCTACACGGACGCGCGAGTTCCTGCGGCAAATCTGGTCGGCGCGGAGAACAGCGGCTTCGCCCAGATCGCTGCCGCCTTTGTGTCCGAACGTATCGGCCTTGCCGCACAAGCGTATTCGAGTGCCCAGCGCTGCCTGGACCTGACGGTGCAGTGGTGCCGCGATCGGGAGACGTTCGGCCGGCCGCTGATCTCGCGTCAGGCCGTGCAGAACACGCTGGCCGAGATGGCTCGCCGCATAGACGTCGCGCGGGTGTATTCCCGCAACGTGGTGGAGCGCCAGCTGGCCGGCGAGGCCAATCTGATCGCACAGGTGTGTTTCGCCAAGAACACCGCGGTGGAAGCCGGCGAATGGGTGGCCCACCAGGCCGTGCAGTTGTTCGGCGGGATGGGGTACATGGCCGAGTCCGAGGTCGAACGCCAGTACCGCGACATGCGCATCATCGGTATCGGCGGCGGCACCACCGAGATCCTCACCTCACTGGCCGCGAAAACCCTGGGATTCCAATCATGA
- a CDS encoding acyclic terpene utilization AtuA family protein has product MTSAVRIGNCSGFYGDRLSAMREMLAGGELDYLTGDYLAELTMLILGRDKMKHPERGYAKTFLTQLEECLGLAHDRGVRIVANAGGLNPAGLADAVRALAERLGIPTRVAHVEGDDLSSRAEELGLGTPLTANAYLGAWGIVECLNAGADVVVTGRVTDASVIVGPAAAHFGWGRADYDRLAGAVVAGHVIECGVQATGGNYAFFTEIPDLTYAGFPLAEIHADGSSVITKHPGTGGLVSVDTVTAQLLYEITGARYANPDVTARMDSIELSSDGPDRVRISGVVGEPPPPTLKVSLNSIGGFRNAMTFVLTGLDIEAKAELVRRQLESSLTVKPAELEWTLARTDHLDADTEEAASALLRCVVRDPDPANVGRQFSSAAVELALASYPGFTVTAPPGDGQVYGVFTPGYVDAGLVRHVAVHDDGTRVEIPCADETLELGLADEPPLPEPLAAGPTRRLPLGAVAGARSGDKGGSANVGVWVRTDEAWRWLVHTLTVDKLRELLPETAELPVTRHVLPNLRAVNFVVDDILGQGVAYQARFDPQAKGLGEWLRSRHVDIPTVLL; this is encoded by the coding sequence ATGACTTCTGCGGTTCGGATCGGGAACTGCTCGGGGTTCTACGGCGACCGCCTCTCGGCGATGCGAGAGATGCTCGCCGGCGGCGAGCTGGACTACCTGACCGGCGACTATCTGGCCGAACTGACCATGCTCATCTTGGGCCGCGACAAGATGAAGCATCCCGAGCGCGGCTACGCCAAGACGTTTCTGACTCAGCTTGAGGAGTGTTTGGGCCTGGCTCATGACCGCGGTGTGCGGATCGTGGCCAACGCCGGCGGCCTGAACCCGGCGGGGCTGGCCGACGCGGTGCGGGCGCTGGCCGAGCGGCTGGGCATCCCGACCCGGGTGGCGCACGTCGAAGGCGACGACCTTTCGTCGCGCGCCGAGGAGCTCGGCCTGGGCACCCCGCTGACCGCCAACGCATACCTGGGCGCCTGGGGCATCGTCGAGTGCCTCAATGCCGGCGCCGACGTCGTCGTCACCGGCCGGGTGACCGACGCGTCGGTGATCGTGGGGCCCGCGGCCGCGCACTTCGGCTGGGGCCGCGCCGACTACGACCGGCTGGCCGGGGCCGTCGTGGCCGGCCACGTCATCGAATGCGGTGTGCAGGCCACCGGCGGCAACTACGCGTTCTTCACCGAGATACCCGACCTGACCTACGCCGGCTTCCCGCTGGCCGAGATTCACGCCGACGGTTCGTCGGTGATCACCAAACATCCCGGCACCGGCGGGTTGGTCAGCGTCGACACGGTCACGGCGCAACTGCTCTACGAGATCACGGGTGCCCGCTACGCCAACCCGGATGTCACCGCCCGGATGGACAGCATCGAGTTGTCGTCTGACGGCCCGGATCGGGTGCGGATCAGCGGGGTGGTCGGCGAGCCGCCGCCGCCGACGTTGAAGGTGTCGCTGAACAGCATCGGCGGATTCCGCAACGCGATGACGTTCGTGCTCACCGGCCTGGACATCGAGGCCAAGGCCGAGTTGGTGCGACGCCAGCTGGAGTCCAGCCTGACCGTCAAGCCCGCCGAGCTGGAGTGGACGCTGGCCCGCACCGATCATCTCGACGCCGACACCGAGGAGGCTGCCAGCGCGCTGCTGCGCTGCGTCGTCCGCGACCCTGACCCGGCCAACGTCGGGCGCCAATTCTCTTCGGCGGCAGTCGAATTGGCGCTGGCCAGCTACCCCGGTTTCACGGTCACAGCCCCGCCCGGCGACGGCCAGGTGTACGGCGTGTTCACCCCCGGCTACGTCGATGCGGGTTTGGTGCGGCACGTCGCTGTGCACGACGACGGCACTCGCGTCGAGATCCCTTGTGCCGACGAGACTTTAGAGTTGGGGCTGGCCGACGAGCCGCCGCTGCCCGAGCCGTTGGCGGCCGGCCCGACCCGGCGGCTGCCGCTGGGCGCGGTGGCGGGCGCCCGCAGTGGCGACAAGGGCGGGTCGGCGAACGTCGGGGTGTGGGTGCGCACCGACGAGGCTTGGCGCTGGCTGGTGCACACACTGACCGTCGACAAGCTGCGCGAGCTGCTCCCCGAGACCGCCGAGCTGCCGGTCACCCGCCACGTGCTGCCCAACCTGCGCGCGGTGAACTTCGTCGTCGACGACATCCTCGGCCAGGGTGTGGCCTACCAGGCCCGCTTCGACCCGCAGGCAAAAGGTTTGGGCGAATGGCTGCGCAGCCGTCACGTCGACATCCCGACAGTGTTGTTGTAA
- the rpmF gene encoding 50S ribosomal protein L32 has product MAVPKRRMSRANTRSRRAQWKAEKPQLVGVTVAGQRHKVPRRLLKAARLGLIDLDRR; this is encoded by the coding sequence ATGGCTGTGCCCAAGCGCAGGATGTCGCGCGCGAACACCCGTAGCCGGCGCGCGCAGTGGAAGGCCGAGAAGCCCCAACTCGTCGGCGTGACGGTCGCCGGTCAGCGCCACAAGGTGCCGCGGCGGCTGCTCAAGGCGGCCCGCCTCGGTCTGATCGACCTCGACCGCCGCTAG
- a CDS encoding response regulator transcription factor, whose translation MRILVVDDDRAVRESLRRSLSFNGYSVALAEDGVKALEVITNDRPDALVLDVMMPRLDGLEVCRQLRSTGDDLPILVLTARDAISERVAGLDAGADDYLPKPFALEELLARLRALLRRTQPDDSADSVPLTFSDLTLDPVTREVTRGQREISLTRTEFALLEMLISNPRRVLTRSRILEEVWGFDFPTSGNALEVYIGYLRRKTEADGEPRLIHTVRGVGYVLRETPP comes from the coding sequence GTGCGAATCCTTGTCGTCGACGACGACCGCGCGGTACGCGAGTCGCTACGCCGGTCACTGTCGTTCAACGGCTACTCGGTGGCGTTGGCCGAGGATGGCGTCAAGGCCCTCGAGGTCATCACCAACGACCGGCCCGACGCCCTCGTGCTGGACGTCATGATGCCGCGGTTGGACGGCCTCGAAGTGTGCCGCCAGCTGCGCAGCACCGGCGACGACCTCCCGATCCTGGTGCTGACCGCCCGCGACGCCATCTCGGAGCGGGTCGCCGGCCTGGACGCCGGTGCCGACGACTACCTGCCCAAGCCGTTCGCGCTGGAAGAACTGCTGGCCCGGTTGCGCGCGCTGTTGCGCCGTACCCAGCCCGACGACTCCGCAGACTCGGTGCCCCTGACGTTCTCCGACCTCACACTCGACCCGGTAACCCGGGAAGTCACCCGCGGGCAACGCGAAATCAGCCTGACCCGCACTGAATTCGCTCTGCTGGAAATGCTGATCTCCAATCCGCGGCGCGTCCTGACCCGCAGCCGCATTCTCGAGGAGGTGTGGGGATTCGACTTCCCCACCTCGGGCAATGCGCTGGAGGTGTACATCGGATATCTGCGCCGCAAGACCGAAGCTGACGGCGAGCCGCGGCTGATCCACACTGTCCGGGGCGTGGGTTACGTGCTCCGCGAAACACCTCCCTGA
- a CDS encoding HAMP domain-containing sensor histidine kinase: MLRFRRRRAPLRATTSLSLRWRVMLLAMSMVAMVVVLMAVAVYAVISAALYKDIDNQLQSRAQLLIASGSLAADPGKAIEGTAYSDVNAMLVNPGRYVFTANQTGQALPVGAPEKAVIRGDLLMSRRTAADQRVLAIHLPSGSSLLISKSLAPTDAVMMKLRWVLLIVGGVGVAVAAVAGGMVTRAGLRPVAQLTEAAERVARTDDLRPIPVFGSDELARLTEAFNLMLRALAESRERQARLVTDAGHELRTPLTSLRTNVELLMASMAPGAPRLPEQEMVDLRADVIAQIEELSTLVGDLVDLTRGDVGEVVHEPVDMGEVIDRCLERVRRRRNDVDFDVQVIGWQVYGDAAGLSRAVLNLLDNAAKWSPSGGRIGLRMTQLDPSHAELVVSDHGPGIPPHERHLVFERFFRSASARAMPGSGLGLAIVKQVVLKHGGALRIEDTVPGGQPPGTSVYVLLPGRPLPVAAHPESAAETGGNSPGSANVISVDSQSTQAT, translated from the coding sequence ATGCTTCGATTCCGCCGGCGTCGCGCTCCACTGCGAGCCACCACCTCGTTGTCCTTGCGGTGGCGGGTGATGCTGCTGGCGATGTCGATGGTGGCGATGGTCGTCGTGCTGATGGCGGTCGCCGTGTACGCGGTGATCTCCGCGGCGCTGTACAAGGACATCGACAACCAGCTGCAAAGCCGGGCACAGCTGCTGATCGCCAGCGGGTCACTGGCGGCCGACCCGGGCAAAGCCATTGAGGGCACAGCCTATTCGGACGTCAACGCGATGCTGGTCAACCCCGGCCGTTATGTGTTCACCGCCAACCAGACGGGCCAGGCGCTGCCCGTCGGCGCACCGGAGAAAGCGGTCATCCGCGGGGATCTGCTCATGTCCCGGCGCACCGCCGCCGACCAGCGCGTCCTGGCCATTCATCTGCCCAGCGGCAGCTCCTTGCTGATCTCCAAGAGCCTGGCTCCCACCGACGCGGTGATGATGAAACTGCGCTGGGTGCTGTTGATCGTCGGCGGGGTCGGCGTGGCGGTGGCCGCCGTGGCCGGAGGAATGGTCACTCGTGCCGGACTGCGGCCGGTCGCCCAGCTCACCGAGGCGGCCGAGCGGGTGGCGCGCACCGACGACCTGCGCCCCATCCCGGTGTTCGGCAGCGACGAACTGGCGCGGCTCACCGAGGCGTTCAACCTGATGCTGCGGGCGCTGGCCGAGTCGCGGGAACGTCAGGCCCGGCTGGTCACCGACGCCGGGCACGAGCTGCGCACCCCGCTGACGTCGCTGCGCACCAACGTCGAGCTGTTGATGGCGTCGATGGCGCCGGGTGCGCCGCGGCTGCCGGAACAGGAGATGGTCGATCTGCGCGCCGACGTGATCGCCCAGATCGAGGAATTGTCCACGCTGGTCGGCGATTTGGTGGATCTCACTCGCGGCGACGTGGGCGAGGTGGTACACGAGCCGGTCGACATGGGCGAGGTCATCGACCGCTGTCTGGAGAGGGTCCGGCGACGCCGCAACGACGTCGACTTCGACGTGCAGGTGATCGGATGGCAGGTCTACGGCGACGCCGCGGGCCTGTCGCGGGCGGTGCTGAACCTGCTGGACAATGCCGCCAAGTGGAGTCCGTCGGGCGGGCGGATCGGCCTGCGGATGACCCAGCTCGACCCGTCGCACGCCGAGCTGGTGGTCTCCGACCACGGCCCGGGCATCCCGCCGCACGAGCGCCACCTGGTGTTCGAACGTTTCTTCCGGTCGGCGTCGGCGCGGGCGATGCCCGGCTCGGGCCTGGGGCTGGCGATCGTCAAACAGGTGGTGCTCAAACACGGTGGTGCGCTGCGCATCGAGGACACGGTGCCGGGAGGACAGCCGCCGGGGACGTCGGTGTACGTATTGCTGCCCGGGCGGCCGCTGCCCGTGGCGGCGCATCCGGAGTCCGCCGCCGAAACCGGGGGAAACTCTCCGGGATCGGCGAACGTTATCTCAGTCGATTCTCAGTCCACGCAGGCAACGTAG